The DNA window ATCAGCCCCAGCGCTACTTCCTTGACGGCATCGCCCACCTGCCGCCAGCTGAGGGTCTCCCAGGTCCCGGCCCGCTTGAACTGCTGCGCCGGGCCGTCGCCACCGCGCTCGACCTGGCTCCAGAACATGCGCGCCAACGTGTCGTCAGCCATCGCCAACCTCCCGGGAAAGCGAGCAGGATCGGGGGGTTTGGGAACATACCACGCCCGCTTTGACGCGCCGCACGAAATCGCTTGACAGCGATAACGCGGCGCGTTACGCTCCGCACCGACCGACAGATACTCAACCACAGAAGACATGAAGGGGGAAACGATGGACGACAAGGCTAGAGCCCAGGAGATGTACAGCCAGTTCGCGGGCAAGGCGATCGAGACGATGACCGTCTGGGCGGAGATCAACCAGCGCGTGCTGCGCGACCTGGTCGAGCTGGGCGCCGGCACGGCCAAGGAGGGCATGCGGCTCTACTCGGAGCTGTCGCGCAACGCCATCGAAGCCGTGAAGGAGGGACAGGCGACGGCGCTCCGCTGGCAGGCGAGCTTGAGCGAGGCTTCCTGCGATCCGGCCGCGTGGTACCAGAAGACGCTGGCCGAGAGCGTGAGCGGCGCCCAGCAGGCCTTCCGGCGGGTCGAGGAGAACGCGCAGGTGCTGACCCGCGCGGCCGAGCGCCTGCAGGCGACCGCCGAGCAGGCGGGCAAGGGCATGCAGGAGTCGCTCGCCGGCGCCGTGTCGAAGATGAAGGAGATCTACGCCAGCAACTGAGCGACCGTCTCCGGTCGCGCGTGATGACGGCCCGGCCCGCGCCGGGCCGTCGCCGTTCCCGCTACTTCTCGGCGCGCCGCTTTTCCAGCCGCTCCTCGAGCGAGCGCAGGCGTTCCCGCAGCGCGGCCACCTCTTCCCGAAGCCGATCCGCCTCGGGCTCGGCCTCGCGCTTGGGCTCCGGGCGGCTCGCGGGCCCGCCCCACCCCGCGCGCGTGGACCACTCGCGGAAGATCCGGTCCATCTCCCGCTGGCTCGAGATGATGCCCTCCAGGCTCGACTTCATGGAGCGTTGCACGAACTCCTGCCAGGCCTCCCCGTGCTTGATGAGCTGGTGCAGGAACGGCGCGGGGAGCGCGGTGCGGTGGTGCCGCTCGTTCTCGAGGATGATCTGGGCCAGCGTCACCGACGTCAGATCCTCGCCGGTGGCCGCGTCCACCACGGAGATCTCCTTGCCCGCGCGGATCATCTCCTCGATCTCGTCGAGGGTGACGTACCGGCTCTCCTGCGTGTCGTACAGCTTGCGATTCGAGTACCGCTTGATCACGTACGCCCCTTCCTCCGATGTCGCGCGGAGTCTAACACCCCGCGTCAAGCACGACAAGACACGGGGTGTTACACTGGCGTTTTTCCAGGCCGGGAGGACCCTCCATGAAACTCAAAGACCGCACTGCCCTCGTGACCGGGGGCTCCCGTGGAATCGGACGCGCCATCGCGCTGGCGCTGGCCGAGGAGGGAGCGGACGTCGCCGTCAACTACGTCTCGAGCGACTCGGCGGCGCAGGACGTCGCGCAGAACATCGGCAAGATGGGACGCCGCGCGGTCCTGGCCCGCGCCGACGTGAGCGACTACCCGGACACTTTCCGGATGGCCCAGGACGTGCTCCGGGAATTCGGTCACCTGGACATCCTCGTGAACAACGCCGGCGTCAACTCCGACAAGACCTTCGTCAAGATGGACCACGCGTCGTGGCGGAAGGTGCTCAGCATCAACCTGGACGGCGTGTTCAACTGCACCAAGGTCTTCATCGACCAGATGATCGGGCAGAGCTACGGCCGGGTGGTGAACATCACCTCGGTCATCGGCCAAATCGGCAACTTCGGCCAGGCCAACTACGCCGCCTCCAAGGCCGGCGTCGCCGCCTTCACGAAGTCGCTGGCCAAGGAGCTCGCCGGCAAGGGCATCACGGTCAACGCCGTGGCCCCGGGCTTCGTGGAGACCGAGATGCTGGCGGGCATTCCGGACAAGGTGCGCAACAAGCTGCTCGAGCAGATCCCGCTCAAGCGGTTCGCAACGGCGGCGGA is part of the Candidatus Methylomirabilota bacterium genome and encodes:
- a CDS encoding polyhydroxyalkanoate synthesis regulator DNA-binding domain-containing protein, encoding MIKRYSNRKLYDTQESRYVTLDEIEEMIRAGKEISVVDAATGEDLTSVTLAQIILENERHHRTALPAPFLHQLIKHGEAWQEFVQRSMKSSLEGIISSQREMDRIFREWSTRAGWGGPASRPEPKREAEPEADRLREEVAALRERLRSLEERLEKRRAEK
- a CDS encoding 3-oxoacyl-ACP reductase family protein — its product is MKLKDRTALVTGGSRGIGRAIALALAEEGADVAVNYVSSDSAAQDVAQNIGKMGRRAVLARADVSDYPDTFRMAQDVLREFGHLDILVNNAGVNSDKTFVKMDHASWRKVLSINLDGVFNCTKVFIDQMIGQSYGRVVNITSVIGQIGNFGQANYAASKAGVAAFTKSLAKELAGKGITVNAVAPGFVETEMLAGIPDKVRNKLLEQIPLKRFATAAEVARAVVYMVSADGDYITGAEVSINGGLLM